GCCATCGCGCGCACCGTGACCGGGATGAGATACGGCGCGTTGGGCCGTCCGCGGTACGGGACCGGCGTCAGGAAGGGCGCGTCGGTCTCCACGAGGAGCAGCTCCGGCGGGGCCACCGCGACCGCGTCCCGCAGGTTCTGGGCGTTCTTGAAGGTGACGTTGCCGGCGAAGGACATGAAGTACCCGGCGCGGGCGCAGAGCTCGGCCATCTCGGCGTCGCCGGAGTAGCAGTGGAAGACGGTGCGCTCGGGAGCGCCCTCCTCCTTGAGCACTCGCAGGACGTCGGCGTGGGCGTCGCGGTCGTGGATGACGAGGGCCTTGCCGTGCCGCTTGGCGATCTCGATGTGGGCACGGAAGGAGCGCTCCTGCGCCTCCTTGCCCTCGGGGCCGGTGCGGAAGTGGTCGAGGCCGGTCTCGCCGACACCCTTGACCTGCGGAAGCGCGGCCAGGCGCTCGATCTCCGCGAGCGCCTCGTCGAGCGCCTGCGCGCCCCCCGGCTGCCGCGCGCCCTGCCGGGACCAGCCGTCGGGATCGCCGTGGACGATGCGCGGCGCCTCGTTGGGGTGCAGGGCGACGGTCGCGTGGACGGCGTCGTACCGCGCCGCTGTGTCCGCGGCCCACTGCGAGCCCCGGACGTCACAGCCGACCTGCACGACCGTCGTCACGCCCACCGACGCGGCCTTCGCGAGGGCCTCCTCGACCGTCCCTGACTGCATGTCGAGGTGGGTGTGGGAGTCGGCGACGGGCACCTGGAGGGGTGCGGGGAGCGGCGGCGCCGCGTGCTTGTCGCGAGCGGTGGAGCTGGAGGAGGGCATGCCCCGATCCTACGAAAGGGGCATGCCCTCTCCCCGGGGGGAGGCGGGGCTTCAGCTCGCCTTGCGGTGGTGGAACGGGTGGAGGAGATCGGACAGCTGCCAGTGGTGGCGCTCCTTGGCCTGCGCGGGCACCTCGGGCGCCTCCACCGGCCCGGCCTGCGGGGCACGGCGCTGCCCGCGGCGCACGGCGTCGAGCACCGAGGACACCTGCCCCGCCCGCATGATGCGGACGACGTGCCCGTCGCAGTTCTGGCACGTGGGCCTGCTCAGCGGCGACGGCACGACCTGGTCGTTCGCGACGTAGATGACGAACTCGTGGCCGTCGGCACCGGTGTGGTGCTCGATCTCGTACGACTGCTCCCAGCCGTGCCCGCACCGCATGCAGGCGAAGGAATACGACTCGTGGACGACGGCGGTGGCGCCGCTGCGCAGTGCGGCGGTCTGCCCTGCGATCTCGCTCATGCCAGCTCCTCTGGTCCGCTGGACCCAGGGACGGGTGCGTCCCTTCGTCCAGTGGACGCCTGCGCCGGAGCGAATGCATCAGCCCTGTCGAGTGTTGGAACCGTCTTGGACTTTCCTTGCCGAAACGGCCCTTACGGCGGGGGCTGCGCTTTGCCTTCGGCCCTCCCCCTTTGCCTGCCCGTGGGGCGCACGCTCAAAAGACATGCGCCCTGCTCAGAGGGCCTGTGCGCGGGGTCACGCGCCCTTTCTAGGAGGCCGCGTTCTTGGCCGCCACGACCGCGTCGAAGACCTCCCGTTTCGGCAGTCCCACCTCCGCCGCCACCGCCGCGATCGCCTCCTTGCGCCGCTCGCCCGCCTCCTCACGCACCCGCACCCGGCGCACCAGCTCCGGGCCGTCGAGCTCCTCGGGCCCCTTCTCCGGCGCCCCCTCGACGACGACGGTGATCTCCCCGCGCACCCCCTCCGCGGCCCACGCGGCCAGCTCCCCCAGCGGGCCCCGCTTGACCTCCTCGTACGTCTTGGTCAGCTCCCGGCAGACGGCGGCCCGCCGCTCCGCGCCGAACACCTCGGCCATCGCGGCGAGGGTGTCGTCGAGCCGGTGCGGGGCCTCGAAGTACACGAGGGTGCGCCGCTCCTGGGCGACCTCCCGCAGCCGGGTCAGCCGTTCGCCCGCCTTGCGCGGCAGGAACCCCTCGAAGCAGAACCGGTCGACGGGCAGCCCGGACAGCGCGAGCGCGGTGAGGACGGCGGAGGGGCCGGGCACGGCGGTGACCCGGATGTCCTTCTCCACGGCGGCCGCCACCAGCCGGTAGCCGGGGTCCGAGACCGACGGCATCCCGGCGTCGGTCACGAGCAGCACGCGCGCGCCGCCGACGAGCTCCTCGACCAGCTCCGGCGTACGGGCGGCCTCGTTGCCCTCGAAGTACGACACGACGCGGCCCTTGGGCGTCACCCCGAGCGCCTGGGTGAGGCGCCGCAGCCGCCGGGTGTCCTCGGCGGCGACCACGTCCGCGCCGGCCAGTTCCGCGGCGAGCCGGGGCGGGGCGTCCGCGATGTCGCCGATGGGGGTGCCTGCCAAAACAAGGGTTCCTGTCACGTTTCCATCCTCGCAGCACCCATCCACGGGACTCCCACAGCCGTGTTCCCTACGATGGCGCGGTGACCAGTACAGCGTCGTCCATGGACTCCACGGACACCCGACAGGCCCAGGCACCGCAAGACCAGCGGCCGTCGTGGCAGCAGCGGCTGCGCCGTTTCGGCTACACGGCCGGGCCCAGAAGCGACGTGCGGGACCGGCTCGTGCCGCCGTACACGCAGCCCAACCCCCGGATGTGGGCGGCGCTCGGGCTGCCGAAGGCGCTGGTGGACCGGATCGTGCGCTGGTCCGGCTGGGGCGGTCCGCTGCTCGTCACCCTGTTCGCGGGCGTCATCCGGTTCTGGAACCTGGGCGGCCCCAAGGCGGTGATATTCGATGAGACGTACTACGCCAAGGACGCCTGGGCGCTCGTCCACCGCGGCTTCGAGGTCAACTGGGACAAGAACGCCAACGACCTGATCCTGGACGTCGGCAGCAAGGTGCCGGTCCCGACGGACCCGTCGTACGTCGTGCATCCGCCGGTCGGCAAGTACGTCATCGGACTCGGCGAGCTGATGTTCGGGTTCGACCCGTTCGGCTGGCGGTTCATGACGGCCCTCCTCGGCACCCTCTCGGTGCTGATGCTGTGCCGTATCGGCCGCCGCATCTTCCGCTCGACGTTCCTGGGCTGTCTGGCCGGCGCGCTGATGGCGGTGGACGGGCTGGCCTTCGTGATGGCCCGCACCTCGCTGCTCGACGGCGTGCTGATGTTCTTCGTGCTGGCCGCGTTCGGCTGTCTGGTCGTCGACCGCGACCGGACCCGGGAGAAACTCGCGGCCGCGCTCCCGCTCGACGCGGACGGCCGGGCCCGTCCCGACGCGCACACCGCCGAGACGACCCGCTTCGGATGGCGCCCCTGGCGCTGGCTGGCCGGTCTGACGCTGGGCCTGGCCATCGGCACCAAGTGGAACGGCCTGTACATCCTGGCCGCGTTCTGCGTCATGGCGGTCCTGTGGGACGTCGGCTCCCGCAGGGTCGCGGGCGCCCGTCACCCGTACGGGGCGGTCCTCAGGCGCGACCTGAGCCTGACCTTCCTGGCGACGGTGCCGGTGGCGATCGCCACGTACCTGCTGTCCTGGCTCGGCTGGATCCTCTCCCCCACGGACGGCACCGGCGGCTACTACCGCAACTGGGCCGCGACGGACGGCAAAAACAGCGACTGGTCCTGGCTGTTCCCGGACTGGTGGCGCAGCCTGTGGCACTACGAGCACCAGGTCTACGACTTCCACGTCGGCCTGCACTCCCCGCACACGTACCAGTCCAACCCGTGGAGCTGGATCGTCGACGGCCGCCCGGTCTCGTTCTTCTACGAGTCCCCCCTGCCCGGCAACGACGGCTGCCCCGCCGACGCCGGCGAGAAGTGCGCCCGCGAGGTCCTCGCCATCGGCACCCCGCTGCTGTGGTGGGTGGCCGCCTTCGCGATCGCCTACGTCCTGTGGCGCTGGCTCTTGCGCCGCGACTGGCGCGCGGGCGCGATCGCCTGCGGCATCGCCGCCGGCTACCTCCCCTGGTTCATGTACCAGGAACGCACGATCTTCTTCTTCTACGCCGTCGTCTTCCTGCCCTTCCTGTGCCTGGCCGTCGCGATGATGCTCGGCGCGATCATCGGCCGGCCCGGCTCCAGCGACACCCGGCGCGTGGCGGGGGCCACGGGGGCGGGTGTGCTGGTGCTGCTGATCGCCTGGAACTTCATCTACTTCTGGCCCCTGTACACCGGGACCGCCATCCCGATCGACGACTGGCGTTCACGGATGTGGCTGGACACCTGGGTCTAGCGGTCCGGCACCGGTCTCTCTTCGGCCAACAAAAGGAAACACCTCTCACAGTTGTCACTCACGCCACTTACAGTGCGAGGACTGATAACGGGGAGGGGTTCAGTTCCATGGGCAAGGGGGTCAAGGCCGCCGTCATCGGCAGCGTGTTCGCCGTGATGGTGGGTGGGGCCGGGTACGGCGCGTTCAACATCGTGTCCGCGCTGAACGACGACGGGGGCTCCGGCGGGTCCGAGGTGAAGTCGGGGCCGCCCA
Above is a window of Streptomyces sp. NBC_00490 DNA encoding:
- a CDS encoding TatD family hydrolase — translated: MPSSSSTARDKHAAPPLPAPLQVPVADSHTHLDMQSGTVEEALAKAASVGVTTVVQVGCDVRGSQWAADTAARYDAVHATVALHPNEAPRIVHGDPDGWSRQGARQPGGAQALDEALAEIERLAALPQVKGVGETGLDHFRTGPEGKEAQERSFRAHIEIAKRHGKALVIHDRDAHADVLRVLKEEGAPERTVFHCYSGDAEMAELCARAGYFMSFAGNVTFKNAQNLRDAVAVAPPELLLVETDAPFLTPVPYRGRPNAPYLIPVTVRAMAAVRGVDEDTLATALAANTARAFGY
- the rsmI gene encoding 16S rRNA (cytidine(1402)-2'-O)-methyltransferase → MTGTLVLAGTPIGDIADAPPRLAAELAGADVVAAEDTRRLRRLTQALGVTPKGRVVSYFEGNEAARTPELVEELVGGARVLLVTDAGMPSVSDPGYRLVAAAVEKDIRVTAVPGPSAVLTALALSGLPVDRFCFEGFLPRKAGERLTRLREVAQERRTLVYFEAPHRLDDTLAAMAEVFGAERRAAVCRELTKTYEEVKRGPLGELAAWAAEGVRGEITVVVEGAPEKGPEELDGPELVRRVRVREEAGERRKEAIAAVAAEVGLPKREVFDAVVAAKNAAS
- a CDS encoding dolichyl-phosphate-mannose--protein mannosyltransferase, which produces MTSTASSMDSTDTRQAQAPQDQRPSWQQRLRRFGYTAGPRSDVRDRLVPPYTQPNPRMWAALGLPKALVDRIVRWSGWGGPLLVTLFAGVIRFWNLGGPKAVIFDETYYAKDAWALVHRGFEVNWDKNANDLILDVGSKVPVPTDPSYVVHPPVGKYVIGLGELMFGFDPFGWRFMTALLGTLSVLMLCRIGRRIFRSTFLGCLAGALMAVDGLAFVMARTSLLDGVLMFFVLAAFGCLVVDRDRTREKLAAALPLDADGRARPDAHTAETTRFGWRPWRWLAGLTLGLAIGTKWNGLYILAAFCVMAVLWDVGSRRVAGARHPYGAVLRRDLSLTFLATVPVAIATYLLSWLGWILSPTDGTGGYYRNWAATDGKNSDWSWLFPDWWRSLWHYEHQVYDFHVGLHSPHTYQSNPWSWIVDGRPVSFFYESPLPGNDGCPADAGEKCAREVLAIGTPLLWWVAAFAIAYVLWRWLLRRDWRAGAIACGIAAGYLPWFMYQERTIFFFYAVVFLPFLCLAVAMMLGAIIGRPGSSDTRRVAGATGAGVLVLLIAWNFIYFWPLYTGTAIPIDDWRSRMWLDTWV